In a genomic window of Chthoniobacterales bacterium:
- a CDS encoding nucleotidyltransferase → MTKPSLLVLAAGMGSRYGGLKQLDPVGPGGETLLDYSVYDAIRAGFDRVVFLIRRDIEKEFRSQIGTRYEGRIAVDYAFQQLDQLPAGHKPPAGRSKPWGTAHAIWCARNVITGPFAAINADDFYGQAAYRQLGSLLQSAAPDARPARFVMAGYRLDKTLSEHGTVARGICKVGPDGLLREIEEITDIARREDGRIACGDRVLADDTPVSMNFWGFTPQVFSFLEKSLTTFLDRSGTSEKAEHYIPSAVAEMIADARATVRVESTDSDWFGVTYRDDKPRVVESIRRLVRQGEYPEKI, encoded by the coding sequence ATGACCAAGCCCTCGCTACTCGTCCTCGCCGCCGGCATGGGCAGCCGCTACGGCGGACTCAAACAACTCGACCCCGTCGGACCCGGCGGCGAAACCCTGCTCGACTACTCGGTTTACGACGCCATCCGCGCAGGATTTGATCGTGTCGTTTTTCTCATCCGCCGCGACATCGAAAAAGAATTCCGCTCGCAGATCGGCACGCGCTACGAGGGCAGGATCGCCGTTGACTACGCTTTCCAGCAGCTCGACCAACTGCCCGCCGGACACAAGCCGCCGGCCGGCCGCTCCAAACCGTGGGGCACAGCCCACGCGATCTGGTGCGCACGCAACGTCATAACGGGACCGTTCGCGGCCATCAACGCCGACGATTTCTACGGTCAGGCCGCCTATCGCCAACTCGGGTCGCTGCTGCAGTCGGCGGCACCCGATGCCCGGCCCGCCCGCTTCGTCATGGCCGGTTACCGGTTGGACAAGACTTTGAGCGAACACGGCACGGTCGCCCGCGGCATATGCAAGGTCGGTCCCGACGGTCTGCTCCGGGAAATCGAGGAAATCACGGATATCGCCCGGCGCGAGGACGGCCGGATCGCATGCGGCGACCGCGTGTTGGCGGACGACACCCCGGTCTCGATGAACTTCTGGGGCTTCACGCCGCAGGTGTTTTCATTTCTTGAGAAAAGCCTGACCACCTTCCTCGACCGCAGCGGAACAAGCGAAAAGGCCGAGCACTACATTCCCTCCGCCGTGGCCGAAATGATCGCGGATGCCCGAGCCACCGTTCGCGTCGAGTCCACCGACTCCGATTGGTTCGGCGTGACCTACCGCGACGACAAACCGCGCGTAGTGGAGAGCATCCGCCGTCTGGTGAGACAGGGCGAATACCCTGAAAAAATATGA
- a CDS encoding winged helix-turn-helix transcriptional regulator, with product MANTDRGRALIAGGLANHRRIEIVRLLQTRGSLCVNEIAIECGVDVATASQHAKRLHEAGLIKKRAQGRRVQLFPTRRAATLLGTIDLLWETPAD from the coding sequence ATGGCAAACACCGATCGAGGAAGGGCACTCATTGCAGGCGGTCTGGCAAACCATCGCCGGATCGAAATTGTCAGGCTTCTCCAAACCCGCGGAAGCCTGTGCGTCAACGAAATCGCGATCGAATGCGGCGTCGATGTGGCGACGGCATCGCAGCACGCCAAGCGCCTGCATGAGGCAGGATTGATCAAAAAACGCGCGCAAGGACGCCGCGTTCAACTGTTTCCCACCCGACGCGCTGCCACTCTGCTCGGCACGATCGATCTGCTTTGGGAAACGCCTGCCGATTGA
- a CDS encoding PhoH family protein: MESTTLHFDNARAAAALYSSDEKLLREMEQALGVRVAAREGWISLEGEKENVARAARVFSQLDEARRRGTVIGRHEFRYALQTSQDNAAGEKFTDLAAERIVCSPRKAPVIPKTAGQRDYARAIREKDVVFGVGPAGTGKTYLAMAMAVAALKKEQVSRIVLTRPAVEAGEALGFLPGALEEKILPYLRPLYDALYDMLETDEIQKFMDRGIIEIAPLAYMRGRTLNHSFVVLDEAQNTTAEQMFMFLTRLGNESKCVITGDRTQIDLPRNKRSGLLEALDVLQNVEGISIRTLSQRDVVRHPLVQAIINAYEQHRGESPAP, encoded by the coding sequence ATGGAGAGCACGACGCTCCATTTCGACAACGCCCGCGCCGCGGCCGCGCTTTACAGCAGCGACGAAAAATTGCTCCGCGAGATGGAACAGGCCCTCGGGGTGCGGGTGGCCGCGCGCGAAGGATGGATCAGCCTCGAGGGGGAAAAAGAAAACGTCGCGCGCGCGGCACGCGTCTTCTCGCAGTTGGACGAGGCACGCCGGCGAGGCACAGTCATCGGACGCCACGAGTTCCGATACGCGCTGCAAACCTCGCAGGACAACGCCGCCGGGGAAAAATTCACCGATCTCGCTGCCGAACGCATCGTCTGCTCCCCGCGCAAGGCACCGGTCATCCCGAAAACCGCGGGCCAGCGCGACTACGCGCGTGCCATCAGGGAAAAAGACGTCGTCTTCGGCGTCGGTCCCGCCGGCACGGGCAAGACTTATCTCGCCATGGCCATGGCCGTGGCCGCGCTGAAAAAAGAGCAGGTCAGCCGCATCGTGCTCACCCGGCCCGCCGTGGAAGCCGGAGAGGCGCTCGGCTTCCTACCCGGGGCGCTGGAGGAAAAAATCCTGCCCTACCTCCGGCCGCTCTACGATGCGCTCTATGACATGCTCGAGACCGACGAGATCCAGAAATTCATGGATCGCGGGATCATCGAGATCGCCCCTCTCGCCTACATGCGCGGGCGCACGCTCAACCACTCCTTCGTCGTTCTCGACGAGGCGCAAAACACCACCGCCGAGCAGATGTTCATGTTCCTCACCCGCCTCGGCAACGAATCCAAGTGCGTGATCACCGGGGACCGCACGCAAATCGACCTTCCCCGCAACAAAAGGTCGGGGCTGCTCGAAGCCCTCGATGTGCTGCAAAATGTCGAGGGCATCAGCATACGCACGCTGAGCCAGCGCGACGTCGTGCGCCACCCGCTCGTCCAGGCCATCATCAACGCCTACGAACAACACCGCGGGGAATCTCCCGCGCCATAG
- the secA gene encoding preprotein translocase subunit SecA — protein MINFIIRKIIGSKNQREIKRMMPVVRRINELEQQYQSLADDDLRRMTAEWKARISAIGGYKEQQSALDAILPEAFAVVKNTARRLCGRTVTVVDHPIEWQMVHFDVQLIGGMVLHSGRIAEMATGEGKTLVATLPLYLNALAGRGAHLVTVNDYLARRDAEWVGEIFRFLGLTVGVIQHDQPPDVRRQQYACDITYGTNSEFGFDYLRDNGMATSRAQQVQRGHYFAIVDEVDSILIDEARTPLIISGPATVSTHQYDRFKPLVDQLVRKQNMLCNRLVTESKELMEKGDAEAAGRALFKVKLGEPRNKGLMRLMEEPEMRKLLDKAELSFYQDTQKDALVALKEELFYTIEERQHEADLTERGRTFMNPDDPDAFVLPDLINEFTDIDLDVSLSDKDKIEAKAKRQQHFDTQAERIHNISQLLKAYCLYEKDVEYVVEENKVMIVDQFTGRKMPGRRWSDGLHQAVEAKEGVQIDRETQTLATITIQNYFRLYEKLAGMTGTAETEANEFHDIYGLDVVVIPTNRVVGRKDSNDRIYKTRREKYNAVIEQIKKRHAEKQPVLVGTASVESSELLSRMLKREKIPHNVLNAKFHLQEAEIVSRAGQPGTVTISTNMAGRGTDIKLGPGVKELGGLHVIGTERHESRRIDRQLRGRCARQGDPGSSQFFVSFEDDLMRNFGAADRMTKIMERFGMEEGEELEHPWLNKSVETAQKRVEQRNYLIRKRTLEFDDVMNQQRAVIYGYRNEAIETDNPRAMVYEVIDDMVPKKVAEMLEPGEQGEADHEGLLQWVNQTFPLGLRKETAQFDTRTPEENGKFLVGKIKAAYELKAGHEQGDALTMLERYILLNAIDRLWQEHLYAMDGLREGVYLRAYGQKDPLVEYKAEAYKMFVELMDRIHGEVLGNLFRSTTNLASFETFLSHLQQKLSGGESPDGAAARPAAAQSAQSAEAELKIDLPVRREAPKVGRNEPCPCGSGKKFKSCCGRLA, from the coding sequence ATGATCAATTTTATCATCAGGAAAATCATCGGTTCCAAGAACCAGCGCGAGATCAAGCGCATGATGCCCGTCGTGCGGCGCATCAACGAGCTGGAGCAGCAATACCAGTCGCTTGCCGACGACGATCTGCGGCGCATGACGGCGGAGTGGAAAGCGCGCATTTCGGCGATCGGGGGCTACAAGGAGCAGCAGTCGGCGCTGGACGCAATTCTTCCCGAGGCCTTTGCCGTGGTGAAAAACACGGCGCGCCGTCTTTGCGGGCGGACGGTCACGGTGGTGGACCATCCGATCGAATGGCAGATGGTGCATTTCGACGTGCAGCTTATCGGCGGCATGGTGCTGCACAGCGGGCGCATCGCGGAAATGGCGACCGGCGAAGGCAAGACGCTCGTGGCCACGCTTCCGCTTTACCTCAATGCGCTCGCCGGGCGCGGGGCGCACCTCGTGACGGTCAACGATTACCTGGCGCGCCGCGACGCGGAATGGGTGGGAGAGATCTTCCGGTTCCTCGGCCTGACGGTCGGTGTCATACAGCACGACCAGCCGCCGGATGTGCGTCGCCAGCAATACGCCTGCGACATCACTTACGGCACGAACAGCGAGTTCGGCTTCGATTATCTGCGCGACAACGGCATGGCAACCTCGCGCGCCCAGCAGGTCCAGCGCGGCCATTACTTCGCGATCGTGGACGAGGTGGATTCCATCCTCATCGACGAGGCGCGCACGCCGCTGATCATCAGCGGACCGGCCACGGTCTCGACCCACCAATACGACCGATTCAAGCCGCTGGTCGACCAGCTGGTGCGCAAGCAGAACATGCTTTGCAACCGCCTCGTCACCGAGTCGAAGGAGCTGATGGAAAAGGGGGATGCCGAAGCGGCGGGCCGCGCGCTTTTCAAGGTCAAGCTGGGCGAACCTCGCAACAAGGGATTGATGCGGTTGATGGAGGAGCCCGAGATGCGCAAGCTGCTCGACAAGGCGGAATTGTCCTTTTACCAGGACACGCAGAAGGACGCGCTTGTTGCGCTCAAGGAGGAGCTTTTTTACACGATCGAGGAGCGGCAGCACGAAGCGGACCTGACCGAGCGCGGTCGCACTTTCATGAATCCGGACGACCCGGATGCGTTTGTCCTGCCGGACTTGATCAACGAGTTCACGGACATCGATCTGGATGTGTCGCTGTCCGACAAGGACAAGATCGAGGCCAAGGCGAAGCGGCAACAGCATTTCGACACGCAGGCCGAGCGCATCCACAACATCTCGCAGTTGCTCAAGGCCTACTGCCTCTACGAGAAGGATGTCGAATACGTCGTCGAGGAAAACAAGGTCATGATCGTGGACCAGTTCACGGGCCGCAAGATGCCCGGGCGCCGCTGGAGCGACGGACTGCACCAGGCGGTCGAAGCCAAGGAAGGCGTGCAGATCGACCGCGAGACGCAGACGCTGGCGACGATCACCATCCAGAATTATTTCCGTCTCTACGAGAAGCTGGCCGGCATGACGGGCACCGCGGAGACCGAGGCCAACGAGTTCCACGACATCTACGGCCTCGACGTGGTCGTGATCCCGACCAACCGCGTGGTGGGGCGCAAGGACTCCAACGACCGCATCTACAAGACGCGGCGCGAGAAATACAACGCCGTCATCGAGCAGATCAAGAAACGCCATGCGGAAAAGCAGCCGGTGCTCGTCGGCACGGCAAGCGTGGAGTCATCCGAGCTGCTCAGCCGCATGCTCAAGCGCGAGAAGATCCCGCACAATGTGCTGAATGCGAAGTTTCACCTGCAGGAGGCGGAGATCGTTTCGCGCGCCGGCCAACCGGGCACGGTCACGATCTCGACCAACATGGCCGGCCGCGGCACGGACATCAAACTGGGGCCGGGCGTCAAGGAACTCGGGGGTTTGCACGTCATCGGCACCGAGCGCCACGAATCGCGCCGCATCGACCGGCAGTTGCGCGGGCGTTGCGCGCGTCAGGGCGACCCGGGCAGCTCGCAATTTTTCGTCAGTTTCGAGGACGACCTTATGCGCAACTTCGGCGCGGCCGACCGCATGACCAAGATCATGGAGCGCTTCGGGATGGAGGAGGGCGAAGAGCTGGAGCATCCGTGGTTGAACAAGAGCGTGGAAACCGCGCAGAAGCGCGTCGAGCAGAGGAATTATCTCATCCGCAAGCGCACGCTGGAGTTCGACGACGTGATGAACCAGCAGCGCGCGGTCATCTACGGCTACCGCAACGAGGCGATCGAGACCGACAATCCGCGGGCCATGGTTTACGAGGTGATCGACGACATGGTGCCCAAAAAAGTCGCGGAGATGCTGGAGCCGGGCGAACAGGGGGAGGCCGACCACGAGGGGCTGTTGCAGTGGGTGAACCAGACGTTCCCGCTCGGGCTCAGGAAAGAAACCGCGCAATTCGATACGCGGACACCGGAGGAAAACGGGAAGTTTCTCGTCGGGAAAATCAAGGCTGCCTACGAGTTGAAGGCGGGCCACGAACAGGGCGATGCGCTCACGATGTTGGAGCGCTACATCCTGCTCAACGCCATCGACCGCCTCTGGCAGGAGCATCTCTACGCCATGGACGGTTTGCGCGAGGGAGTTTATCTGCGCGCTTACGGGCAGAAGGATCCGTTGGTTGAATACAAAGCTGAGGCCTACAAAATGTTCGTCGAGTTGATGGATCGCATCCACGGCGAGGTGCTGGGCAACCTGTTCCGCAGCACGACGAATCTCGCGTCGTTTGAGACCTTCCTTTCCCATTTGCAGCAGAAACTCTCCGGCGGGGAATCGCCGGACGGTGCGGCGGCACGTCCCGCCGCGGCCCAGTCCGCGCAGTCCGCGGAGGCCGAGCTGAAGATCGATCTGCCGGTCCGCCGCGAGGCTCCCAAGGTCGGCCGCAACGAGCCGTGTCCCTGCGGCAGCGGGAAAAAGTTCAAGTCCTGCTGCGGTCGCCTGGCCTGA
- a CDS encoding ABC transporter ATP-binding protein: MSTPALQARGIRAGYGDREILLGLDFDLHQGEVLGVVGPNGSGKSTLLRAVTGLIPLLAGTVAIRGQDLASLGARQRARLCAVQPQVEAPLFDYTVGELVLLGRHPHRALVGSPSREDRAAVERALSQTGLAGLASRNIRSLSTGEWQRSLLARALAQEAPLLFLDEPAAHLDPGFRHSIHVLLRKLAREQQRAILCVSHDLNLAAEFCDRLMVLFGGRIYAIGKPEEVMSEQVLQPVYCCPSLRIAANPFTGKPGTVFVA; the protein is encoded by the coding sequence ATGAGCACGCCGGCCCTTCAAGCGCGGGGAATTCGTGCCGGCTACGGCGATCGTGAAATCCTGCTCGGATTGGACTTCGATCTGCACCAAGGCGAAGTCCTCGGCGTGGTCGGTCCCAACGGAAGCGGAAAAAGCACCTTGCTGCGCGCCGTGACCGGACTCATTCCTTTGCTTGCCGGGACTGTCGCGATCCGGGGCCAAGATCTCGCTTCCCTCGGCGCGCGCCAACGCGCCCGGCTCTGTGCCGTGCAACCGCAGGTCGAAGCGCCGCTCTTCGACTACACCGTCGGCGAACTCGTGCTCCTCGGCCGCCATCCGCACCGCGCGCTGGTCGGTTCCCCGTCCCGGGAGGACCGTGCTGCCGTGGAGCGGGCACTTTCGCAGACCGGACTCGCCGGACTTGCATCGCGCAACATCCGCTCGCTAAGCACCGGCGAATGGCAACGCTCGCTGCTCGCCCGCGCGCTCGCGCAAGAGGCTCCCCTCCTCTTCCTCGACGAACCCGCGGCACATCTCGATCCCGGCTTCCGCCACTCGATCCACGTTCTCCTGCGCAAACTCGCGCGGGAACAGCAGCGCGCCATCCTCTGCGTTTCCCACGACCTCAACCTTGCCGCTGAATTCTGCGACCGGCTCATGGTCCTTTTCGGCGGACGCATCTACGCCATCGGAAAACCGGAGGAGGTGATGAGCGAGCAAGTCCTGCAACCTGTTTACTGCTGCCCTTCGCTGCGCATTGCCGCGAATCCTTTCACCGGGAAACCCGGCACCGTCTTCGTCGCATGA
- a CDS encoding DUF4410 domain-containing protein, translated as MRTLLLLILAMFCTGCSSVSVLDERESAHLAPASRPANVWVRPFEMPRHGEFDASPAPGEQDARARIGRAVAEGFLSKSDSLIAPGHLLEPGAAVPGDGLLVEGKVLRVQQGSRVLRLGIGFGAGRSLFETSVRVYSLGKSKTEPWLSFETSGGSNMEPGLAGMLVPSPVAIPVAVSLVGGTVAAGALGVKGVSQDAARTGRTAAAQVHEKLALHGLVKSKVRAKKSGRVPTPVGEIPFPSIE; from the coding sequence ATGAGAACGTTGCTCCTGCTCATCCTTGCCATGTTCTGCACCGGCTGCTCCTCGGTGAGCGTCCTCGATGAAAGGGAATCGGCGCACCTCGCCCCGGCTTCGCGCCCCGCCAATGTCTGGGTGCGTCCGTTCGAAATGCCGCGGCACGGGGAATTCGATGCGTCGCCCGCGCCGGGCGAACAAGACGCCCGCGCCCGGATCGGACGGGCGGTAGCGGAGGGTTTTCTCTCGAAGTCCGACTCGCTCATCGCTCCGGGACACCTTCTTGAACCCGGAGCCGCGGTTCCCGGCGACGGTCTTCTTGTCGAAGGCAAAGTGCTCCGCGTGCAGCAGGGCAGCCGCGTGCTGCGGCTCGGCATAGGATTCGGCGCGGGGCGCTCGCTTTTCGAGACGTCGGTGCGCGTTTATTCGCTCGGCAAGTCGAAGACGGAGCCGTGGCTTTCCTTTGAAACGAGCGGCGGTAGCAACATGGAACCCGGCCTGGCCGGCATGCTCGTGCCTTCGCCGGTGGCGATCCCGGTCGCCGTGTCGCTGGTCGGCGGAACTGTCGCCGCCGGTGCGCTCGGAGTGAAAGGCGTAAGCCAGGATGCTGCACGCACGGGACGGACGGCGGCGGCGCAGGTGCACGAAAAACTCGCCCTGCACGGCTTGGTCAAGAGCAAGGTGCGCGCCAAGAAATCCGGGCGGGTTCCCACGCCGGTCGGCGAGATTCCTTTCCCCTCGATCGAGTAG
- a CDS encoding OsmC family protein — protein MVNISITYEGDLRCSATHGPSGSKVLTDAPVDNHGRGESFSPTDLVATALGACMATIMGIFAARHGIELRGMKIEVTKEMSSDSPRRISRLATRIRVPLPPGHPNRAALENAALTCPVHQSLHPDIDKPLEFDWAG, from the coding sequence ATGGTAAACATTTCCATCACCTACGAAGGAGATTTGCGCTGCTCCGCGACACACGGCCCCTCGGGGAGCAAAGTCCTGACCGACGCACCGGTAGACAACCACGGGCGCGGCGAATCCTTCTCGCCCACCGATCTCGTTGCCACCGCGCTCGGCGCCTGCATGGCGACCATCATGGGAATCTTCGCCGCGCGCCACGGCATCGAACTGCGCGGGATGAAGATCGAGGTGACCAAGGAAATGTCCAGCGACAGCCCGCGGCGCATCTCGCGCCTCGCCACCCGGATCCGCGTGCCGCTGCCACCCGGTCACCCCAACCGCGCGGCGCTGGAAAATGCCGCGCTCACCTGCCCCGTGCACCAAAGCCTGCATCCCGACATCGACAAACCACTCGAGTTCGACTGGGCCGGCTGA
- a CDS encoding ATP-dependent DNA helicase RecG, which produces MLTWLTPLAALPRVTAAKARALAEAGMETVGDLLRHYPRRHEDRRKFPAFPAGETPEPVCLRGIVGETKTAYFGRRCQFTLVLLEPPAGVGSAAVKCRWFNLRYLSRILRPGQDLVIHGRPRALKKGGLVFDHPEFEVLETESPDGALIHVDRITPVHPGVGPWSPRAMRRLIHETLAALDDREIPQIDPALQVGDIRLSPAGALRTIHFPGSWEELAQARTQLAREELFDMQCVLARRRHDLGGATAPLIPRQSALLSAFLKSLPFSLTAAQKRVLGAIFQDLGSGRPMNRLLHGDVGSGKTVVAATAMLGAFAAGKSAALMAPTQVLARQHYENFKRFSGPLGVPVTLRTAAHRGDTNGTQPGIVIGTHALLFASEDIGNPALVVIDEQHKFGVRQRAALSARDPRPHVLVMSATPIPRTLALTLYGDLDVSVLDDMPPGRVPVRTLVRAHEKLPEAADFVRSQLEAGRQAYLVYPLIDESARTALKAASAEHQRWSRLLAPHRCALLHGKLDAEEKEQIMRSFRSGETRALVSTTVIEVGIDVPDATVLLVENAERFGLAQLHQLRGRVGRGSEKSWCVLLGGKDAGEKLERLNILEHASDGFAIAEADLALRGPGDLLGTAQTGLPPVRLAQLPRDLALLEEARESARRLLEADPGLVSYPALRARMAAWEKRIFAGVA; this is translated from the coding sequence GTGCTGACATGGTTGACTCCGTTGGCTGCTTTGCCACGAGTCACCGCGGCCAAAGCCCGCGCCTTGGCGGAGGCCGGGATGGAAACGGTCGGTGATCTGCTGCGCCATTACCCGCGGCGCCACGAGGACCGCAGAAAATTCCCCGCTTTTCCTGCCGGCGAAACACCAGAACCTGTCTGCCTTCGGGGCATCGTCGGGGAAACAAAGACAGCCTATTTCGGCCGCCGCTGCCAGTTCACCCTTGTTTTGCTCGAACCGCCTGCGGGTGTTGGTTCGGCCGCCGTCAAATGCCGCTGGTTCAATCTCCGCTACCTTTCCAGAATTCTCCGGCCGGGGCAGGATCTTGTCATCCACGGACGCCCCCGCGCGCTGAAAAAAGGCGGCCTTGTTTTCGACCATCCCGAGTTCGAAGTGCTCGAGACGGAGTCACCCGATGGCGCGCTCATCCACGTCGATCGTATCACCCCAGTGCACCCCGGTGTGGGTCCATGGAGTCCGCGCGCCATGCGGCGACTGATCCATGAAACGCTCGCCGCTCTCGATGATCGCGAGATTCCGCAGATCGATCCCGCCCTGCAGGTCGGTGACATCCGTCTTTCGCCAGCAGGTGCGCTGCGCACCATTCATTTTCCCGGTTCGTGGGAAGAACTCGCGCAGGCGCGCACCCAATTGGCCCGCGAAGAACTCTTCGACATGCAGTGTGTTCTGGCACGCCGGCGGCACGATCTGGGCGGAGCCACGGCACCGCTCATCCCCCGGCAAAGCGCGTTGCTCTCCGCCTTTCTGAAATCCCTGCCCTTCTCCCTCACCGCCGCGCAAAAACGCGTGCTCGGCGCGATCTTCCAAGACCTCGGGTCGGGACGCCCCATGAACCGCCTGCTGCACGGCGACGTCGGCAGCGGAAAAACTGTTGTCGCGGCGACCGCCATGCTCGGCGCCTTTGCGGCGGGAAAATCCGCGGCCCTCATGGCGCCCACCCAGGTTCTCGCCCGTCAGCACTATGAAAATTTCAAGCGGTTCTCCGGACCTCTCGGCGTCCCTGTCACACTGCGCACCGCCGCGCATCGCGGCGACACGAACGGAACGCAGCCCGGGATCGTCATAGGAACCCATGCCTTGCTCTTTGCCTCGGAAGACATCGGCAACCCGGCCCTCGTGGTCATCGACGAGCAGCACAAGTTTGGCGTGCGCCAAAGGGCGGCCCTCTCCGCGCGCGACCCCCGGCCGCATGTCCTCGTCATGTCGGCCACCCCCATCCCGCGCACTCTCGCGCTCACCCTTTACGGCGATCTCGACGTCTCCGTGCTCGACGACATGCCCCCGGGCCGCGTCCCCGTCCGCACCCTCGTGCGCGCGCATGAAAAACTCCCCGAGGCCGCGGATTTCGTCCGTTCCCAACTCGAAGCCGGACGCCAAGCTTATCTCGTTTATCCGCTGATCGATGAAAGCGCACGAACCGCCCTCAAAGCGGCCAGCGCCGAGCACCAACGGTGGAGTCGCCTGTTGGCACCGCACCGTTGCGCACTGCTCCACGGCAAGCTCGACGCGGAGGAAAAGGAACAAATCATGCGCAGCTTCCGCTCGGGCGAAACGCGGGCGCTCGTCAGCACCACCGTCATCGAAGTCGGCATTGACGTTCCCGATGCCACGGTGCTGCTGGTCGAGAACGCCGAACGCTTCGGCCTCGCCCAACTTCACCAGTTGCGCGGGCGGGTCGGACGCGGGTCGGAAAAATCCTGGTGCGTCCTCCTTGGCGGCAAAGACGCCGGGGAAAAACTCGAACGACTGAATATCCTCGAGCACGCATCGGACGGATTCGCCATTGCCGAGGCCGATTTGGCACTCCGCGGCCCCGGCGATCTTCTCGGCACCGCGCAGACCGGACTGCCACCCGTTCGTCTGGCCCAGCTGCCGCGCGATCTTGCATTGTTGGAAGAGGCTCGGGAATCGGCTCGGCGTTTGCTCGAGGCAGACCCCGGACTCGTTTCGTATCCCGCGTTACGCGCGAGGATGGCCGCGTGGGAAAAACGAATCTTCGCCGGTGTGGCTTGA
- a CDS encoding iron ABC transporter permease: MKNRNRLLLLFAGTAALMVFAVCTGPTPLLDFPSLVELMRNGPATPQLQKAALVLWELRLPRVLLAAAAGANLALGGLLLQAVFRNPLAEPYLLGISSGGALGAVLALAAGATATVWPALAGSLVVAGLVLGLCRRRIASDLPSLLLAGVALGALAQAFTTAIIIRFDPGAMRSIIFWLMGSFAGRGWSEVWLLAPAAIAATVAVCIMHRPLDLIAVGGESAHHLGVRVRLVQTAAIALAAILAALTVAACGTIGFVGLMAPHVARRLAGTPHAFSAPASAVVGVAFAVASDLAARTILAGTELPVGVVTGALGCVFFLVLLTRKN, translated from the coding sequence ATGAAAAACCGCAACCGTCTTTTGCTGCTTTTTGCAGGAACCGCGGCGCTGATGGTTTTCGCCGTTTGCACGGGACCCACCCCGTTGCTGGATTTTCCGTCGCTGGTCGAACTGATGCGCAACGGACCCGCGACCCCGCAGCTGCAGAAAGCCGCGCTCGTGCTGTGGGAGTTGCGCCTGCCCCGCGTGCTGCTCGCCGCCGCGGCGGGAGCCAACCTCGCGCTCGGGGGACTTCTGCTCCAGGCCGTCTTCCGCAACCCGCTCGCCGAGCCTTACCTTCTGGGGATTTCCTCGGGTGGCGCGCTCGGCGCCGTGCTCGCCCTCGCCGCGGGAGCGACCGCCACGGTCTGGCCCGCGCTCGCCGGAAGCCTTGTCGTCGCGGGCCTTGTTCTCGGCCTGTGCCGCCGCCGCATCGCTTCGGACTTGCCCTCGCTGCTGCTGGCCGGCGTCGCGCTCGGGGCGCTGGCCCAGGCTTTCACCACGGCCATCATCATCCGCTTCGATCCCGGTGCGATGCGCAGCATAATTTTCTGGCTCATGGGAAGTTTCGCCGGACGCGGATGGAGCGAAGTCTGGCTGCTTGCTCCGGCGGCGATCGCGGCGACCGTGGCCGTGTGCATCATGCACCGTCCGCTGGACCTCATCGCCGTCGGCGGCGAGAGCGCTCACCACCTCGGCGTGCGCGTGCGGCTGGTGCAAACGGCCGCCATCGCGCTGGCGGCGATCCTCGCCGCGCTGACTGTTGCCGCATGCGGAACAATCGGCTTCGTCGGCCTCATGGCCCCGCACGTCGCACGGCGCCTTGCCGGAACTCCCCACGCTTTTTCGGCACCGGCCAGCGCCGTCGTCGGCGTCGCCTTCGCTGTGGCGTCCGATCTCGCCGCGCGCACCATCCTCGCCGGAACCGAACTTCCGGTCGGTGTCGTCACCGGCGCCCTGGGCTGCGTTTTCTTCCTCGTGCTGCTCACGCGGAAAAACTGA